One window from the genome of Acuticoccus sp. I52.16.1 encodes:
- a CDS encoding DUF4114 domain-containing protein: MTTEQGLQESKLYEAGDLFDHSHGVAGLSPAKATPHDPRPDDMADAPRDAAATMAATSREAASGGEDAQPAAEGPAAGLAATDETDAAISPSAGTLTPPVQTAEPASPDDASLAASAAPLPGPGPVVPLPLADIALPDAPGQAVPSDAPRPDATPSPTASQPPVEDPVADRPVADEPVALEPTGVEPAVDPVVEPTGVDPVVDTVSPSRPSAEPDPQPLTDTTPTTAPLIEPGPNNGPTTETPPSDGPAPTSDPIAVDEPATPTAADVAPEPDLETSPAPVSPVPAPEPVAEPTVAEPVALDPAPEPVAEPAEEPVVEPIVAEPVVTEPAALDPAPEPVAEPAPEPVAEPILAEPAALDPAPEPVSEPAPEPVVEPIVTEPVALDPTPEPVAEPAPEPVVEPIVAEPVALDPAPEPVVAEPASEPVAAPIVAEPVALDPTPEPVAEPAPESVAAPIVAEPVAPDPTPEPVAESAPEPVAEPVVAEPVALDPTPEPVAEPAPEPVAEPVVAGPVALDPTPEPVAEPAPEPVAAPIVAEPVALDPTPEPVAEPAPEPVAAPVVAEPVALDPTPEPVAEPAPEPVAEPVVAEPVALDPMPEPVAEPAPEPVAEPIVTDPVALDPEPVADPAEEPVSEPQAVEPVASEPVDDPVVTAPATEPVTADTDPAPAADPVSEAAPVGADPSAEVAAEPESEPESGDAVVTAPVEAPESEPEAIEAVTADPEPAQTPVATDPPAEPSAEEPVADGSSTGAAEAPAAEPVAAEVVATEPAGPAAEPAAEPESAEAPADPETSEAAVADEPVAEPGAEDPAAVEAVMADPEAAEDVATEPATEEQVAAAPSSEPAADDLTSEPADEPSAQAAEPEAAVADEPVGEPSAEDPSAVEAVVAEPEPAEDVAAEPATEEQVAVAPSSEPAADSTAGESADEPTAEATESAPAEPVAAEPVAAEPAADEPAAAEPVAAEPAAAEPVAAEPVAAEPAAEPVPVAVEPVVEAVPPEPVEIDLNDFVIAQDYAGSLTFLSEDAGFQSSLGMYKIADDGTIEDVEFIFNNTSGLGSGGDLVGGESTVDLILEGGDRVGFFVVPHGFGMDQYGLLPADLDYVFRDPQGNAGNINTEEDLTLYAVIPGWGEYPIYSAFGTEIYHSAASAQNGFALNPDDYKHTVGKLDIETGTVQLGFEDFTNGGDQDFNDLLFEFDIGESNAQVLDPNIVYAAPAEVGAVGDALGTDADATSMLAKMAGVDDELDADLALLSAPEAGAADSADAAAGSGDTLNDLFLDADSAEPAAEFSDPADAGAMDFDTDMGLDMDANDTLQTHAM; this comes from the coding sequence ATGACAACGGAGCAAGGCCTCCAGGAGTCGAAGCTCTACGAGGCTGGCGATCTGTTCGACCACAGCCATGGCGTCGCCGGTCTGAGCCCGGCGAAGGCGACGCCCCACGATCCACGGCCCGACGACATGGCCGACGCACCGCGCGATGCCGCCGCGACCATGGCCGCCACATCGCGCGAGGCGGCGTCCGGCGGTGAGGACGCGCAGCCCGCCGCCGAAGGTCCCGCCGCCGGCCTCGCCGCGACCGACGAGACCGACGCCGCCATTTCGCCCTCCGCAGGGACGCTCACGCCCCCTGTGCAGACGGCCGAGCCCGCGTCGCCCGACGACGCGTCCCTCGCCGCGTCCGCCGCCCCGCTCCCAGGCCCGGGTCCGGTCGTGCCGCTCCCGCTTGCCGACATCGCCCTCCCCGACGCCCCCGGCCAGGCCGTGCCGAGCGACGCGCCCCGCCCCGACGCCACCCCCTCGCCCACGGCCTCGCAGCCGCCCGTCGAAGACCCCGTCGCGGACAGGCCGGTCGCCGATGAGCCCGTCGCACTCGAGCCCACTGGCGTCGAGCCCGCTGTGGACCCCGTCGTCGAGCCCACTGGCGTCGACCCCGTCGTCGACACCGTGTCCCCATCGCGGCCGAGCGCCGAGCCGGACCCGCAGCCGCTCACAGACACCACCCCGACGACGGCCCCCCTCATCGAACCGGGACCGAACAACGGCCCCACGACCGAAACGCCCCCGTCGGACGGACCTGCACCGACGAGCGACCCCATCGCCGTCGACGAGCCGGCAACGCCCACCGCGGCGGATGTCGCCCCCGAGCCTGATCTCGAGACCAGCCCGGCCCCCGTTTCTCCGGTACCGGCGCCCGAGCCCGTCGCCGAGCCCACCGTGGCCGAGCCCGTCGCCCTCGATCCCGCGCCGGAGCCCGTCGCGGAACCGGCCGAGGAGCCCGTGGTCGAACCCATCGTGGCCGAGCCCGTCGTGACCGAGCCCGCCGCCCTCGATCCCGCGCCGGAGCCCGTCGCGGAGCCGGCACCCGAACCCGTCGCCGAGCCCATCCTGGCCGAACCCGCCGCCCTCGATCCCGCGCCGGAGCCCGTCTCAGAGCCGGCGCCCGAACCCGTGGTCGAGCCCATCGTGACCGAACCCGTCGCCCTCGATCCCACGCCGGAGCCCGTCGCGGAGCCGGCGCCCGAACCCGTGGTCGAGCCCATCGTCGCCGAACCCGTCGCCCTCGATCCCGCGCCTGAGCCCGTCGTCGCGGAGCCGGCGTCCGAACCCGTGGCCGCGCCCATCGTCGCCGAACCCGTCGCCCTCGATCCCACGCCGGAGCCCGTCGCTGAGCCGGCGCCCGAATCCGTGGCCGCGCCCATCGTCGCCGAACCCGTCGCCCCCGATCCCACGCCGGAGCCCGTCGCTGAGTCGGCGCCCGAACCCGTGGCCGAGCCCGTCGTGGCCGAACCCGTCGCCCTCGATCCCACGCCGGAACCCGTCGCTGAGCCGGCGCCCGAACCCGTCGCCGAGCCCGTCGTGGCCGGACCCGTCGCCCTCGATCCCACGCCGGAGCCCGTTGCAGAGCCGGCGCCCGAACCTGTGGCCGCGCCCATCGTCGCCGAACCCGTCGCCCTCGATCCCACGCCGGAGCCCGTCGCGGAGCCGGCGCCCGAACCCGTGGCCGCGCCCGTCGTTGCCGAACCCGTCGCCCTCGACCCCACGCCGGAGCCCGTCGCTGAGCCGGCGCCCGAACCCGTGGCCGAGCCCGTCGTGGCCGAACCCGTCGCCCTCGATCCCATGCCGGAGCCCGTCGCTGAGCCGGCGCCCGAACCCGTGGCCGAGCCCATCGTGACCGATCCCGTCGCCCTGGATCCGGAGCCCGTCGCTGATCCGGCCGAGGAGCCTGTGAGCGAACCGCAAGCGGTGGAACCCGTTGCATCCGAGCCGGTGGACGACCCGGTCGTGACCGCGCCAGCCACGGAACCCGTCACAGCGGACACCGATCCGGCGCCAGCCGCCGACCCAGTGAGCGAGGCCGCACCCGTCGGCGCCGATCCGTCCGCGGAAGTCGCAGCGGAGCCGGAATCCGAGCCCGAATCCGGCGATGCCGTCGTGACTGCCCCTGTCGAGGCGCCTGAGAGCGAACCGGAGGCTATAGAGGCAGTCACCGCCGACCCGGAGCCTGCGCAGACGCCCGTCGCGACCGATCCGCCGGCCGAACCCAGCGCGGAAGAGCCCGTGGCCGACGGATCATCAACCGGTGCCGCCGAGGCGCCGGCGGCCGAGCCGGTCGCCGCGGAGGTCGTGGCCACCGAGCCTGCCGGGCCTGCCGCAGAGCCCGCGGCCGAGCCCGAATCCGCAGAAGCGCCCGCAGATCCGGAGACTTCCGAGGCGGCCGTCGCAGACGAGCCAGTAGCCGAACCTGGCGCGGAGGATCCCGCGGCCGTCGAAGCTGTGATGGCCGATCCGGAGGCTGCGGAGGACGTTGCGACCGAACCCGCGACGGAGGAGCAGGTGGCAGCCGCACCGTCGTCGGAGCCAGCCGCCGATGACCTGACGAGTGAACCCGCTGACGAACCTTCAGCGCAGGCGGCCGAGCCCGAGGCGGCCGTCGCAGACGAGCCGGTAGGAGAACCCAGCGCGGAGGACCCCTCGGCCGTCGAAGCTGTGGTGGCCGAACCTGAGCCTGCGGAGGACGTTGCGGCCGAACCCGCAACGGAGGAGCAAGTGGCAGTCGCACCATCATCGGAGCCAGCTGCCGATAGCACGGCTGGTGAATCCGCTGACGAACCTACAGCAGAGGCGACCGAGTCCGCGCCGGCGGAACCCGTGGCGGCAGAGCCTGTGGCCGCTGAACCCGCGGCCGACGAGCCCGCGGCCGCAGAGCCCGTCGCCGCAGAGCCCGCGGCCGCAGAGCCCGTCGCCGCAGAGCCCGTCGCCGCAGAGCCGGCCGCGGAGCCCGTGCCCGTGGCTGTGGAGCCGGTCGTCGAGGCGGTGCCGCCGGAGCCGGTGGAGATCGACCTCAACGACTTCGTCATCGCGCAGGACTATGCCGGCAGCCTCACCTTCCTCTCCGAGGATGCCGGCTTCCAAAGCTCGCTCGGCATGTACAAGATCGCCGACGACGGCACCATCGAGGACGTCGAGTTCATCTTCAACAACACCTCCGGCCTCGGCAGCGGCGGCGACCTCGTCGGCGGCGAAAGCACCGTCGACCTCATCCTCGAAGGGGGCGACAGGGTCGGCTTCTTCGTCGTCCCGCACGGCTTCGGCATGGATCAATACGGCCTGCTCCCGGCCGATCTCGACTATGTCTTCCGTGACCCGCAGGGCAATGCCGGCAACATCAACACCGAGGAGGACCTTACCCTCTACGCGGTCATTCCCGGCTGGGGCGAATACCCGATCTACAGCGCCTTCGGCACCGAGATCTACCACAGCGCCGCCTCGGCGCAGAACGGCTTCGCCCTCAACCCGGACGACTACAAGCACACCGTCGGCAAGCTCGACATCGAGACCGGCACCGTTCAGCTCGGCTTCGAGGACTTCACCAACGGCGGCGACCAGGACTTCAACGACCTCCTGTTCGAGTTCGATATCGGCGAATCCAACGCTCAGGTGCTCGACCCCAACATCGTCTACGCGGCGCCGGCCGAGGTGGGCGCCGTCGGCGACGCGCTGGGGACGGACGCCGACGCGACGTCGATGCTCGCCAAGATGGCCGGCGTCGACGACGAGCTGGACGCCGACCTCGCCCTCCTCTCCGCGCCCGAAGCCGGCGCGGCCGACAGCGCGGACGCCGCCGCCGGCAGCGGCGATACGCTGAACGACCTCTTCCTCGACGCCGACAGCGCCGAACCGGCGGCCGAGTTCTCCGACCCCGCCGACGCCGGCGCCATGGACTTCGACACCGACATGGGCCTCGACATGGACGCCAACGACACGCTCCAGACCCACGCAATGTAG
- a CDS encoding response regulator: MTDPSVSSALPTDLAATGGKARRILIVEDEALIGFTLKMLFEDEFGFEVLGPIGRLDEAVRAAREETVSFAILDVNIIGGEVFPAADILQARGIPFIFHTGHGVKNELRSIYAGSEVLSKPTPDDALMSAVRRMLV; this comes from the coding sequence GTGACAGACCCCAGCGTTTCCAGCGCCCTCCCCACCGACCTTGCTGCCACGGGCGGCAAGGCACGACGCATCCTGATCGTCGAGGACGAAGCGCTCATCGGCTTCACGCTGAAGATGCTCTTCGAGGACGAATTCGGCTTCGAGGTCCTGGGGCCGATCGGCCGCCTCGACGAAGCGGTGCGCGCGGCCCGCGAGGAGACGGTCAGCTTCGCGATCCTCGACGTGAACATCATCGGCGGCGAGGTGTTCCCCGCGGCCGATATCCTGCAGGCCCGCGGCATCCCGTTCATCTTCCACACCGGCCATGGGGTGAAGAACGAGTTGCGCTCGATCTACGCCGGCTCCGAGGTGCTCTCCAAGCCGACGCCCGACGACGCGCTGATGAGCGCCGTGCGCCGGATGCTCGTGTAG
- a CDS encoding DUF563 domain-containing protein, producing the protein MQFETQSTIDVARDEFAEYVTITLDRDFRSTSFATIAAEARQRGLFTAREMTQCQRGSALPDWLLERITKVAPPALSKAWTRHTIDEPFGAGSHPVDLFEAGPARLSIHNHNRLALVADGIVPAMSPPEGRWTAPWVAAATDVPALPGTTMNAVVEGGPLYSHWIFDALPKLLALRRHMDLDAVDNFLFTSLRNPFHAETLALLGIDPARCHTREHHGAVVDVERVLWVPRQRRAGLARPELYDAVRDLFRPETLDPATPRRVYVSRGRASRRRLVNEEELLPIIAARGYTVVNFEDYGIAGAAGLLHQAEHIIGLHGAGFANIVFAPHSCRVTELHGPHISAEFHRIAETFGLPYEAYDCGYDRAAYGGDSLGMSHADVVVSKEAFAGLLLP; encoded by the coding sequence GTGCAGTTCGAGACCCAGTCGACCATCGACGTCGCGCGCGACGAGTTCGCCGAGTACGTCACCATCACGCTGGACCGGGACTTTCGCAGTACCAGCTTCGCCACGATCGCCGCCGAGGCGCGGCAACGCGGCCTTTTCACCGCGCGCGAAATGACCCAGTGCCAACGCGGCTCGGCCCTTCCGGACTGGCTGCTGGAGCGCATCACCAAGGTCGCGCCGCCGGCGTTGTCGAAGGCCTGGACCCGCCACACGATCGACGAGCCCTTCGGCGCCGGCAGTCACCCGGTCGATCTCTTCGAGGCGGGACCGGCGCGGCTCTCGATCCACAACCACAACCGCCTGGCGCTGGTGGCGGACGGGATCGTGCCGGCGATGTCGCCGCCGGAGGGACGCTGGACCGCGCCCTGGGTCGCCGCGGCGACGGACGTTCCGGCCCTTCCCGGAACGACCATGAACGCCGTCGTCGAAGGGGGCCCGCTCTACTCGCATTGGATCTTCGACGCGCTGCCCAAGCTCCTGGCGCTGCGCCGGCACATGGACCTCGACGCGGTCGACAACTTCCTTTTCACCTCTCTGCGCAACCCCTTCCATGCCGAGACGCTGGCGCTGCTCGGGATCGACCCGGCCCGCTGCCACACCCGCGAGCATCACGGTGCCGTCGTCGACGTCGAGCGGGTCCTGTGGGTGCCACGGCAGCGCCGCGCCGGTCTCGCCCGGCCGGAGCTCTATGACGCCGTGCGCGATCTCTTCCGGCCCGAGACGCTGGACCCCGCCACGCCCCGGCGCGTCTACGTCTCGCGCGGGAGGGCCAGTCGGCGCCGCCTCGTCAACGAGGAAGAGCTGCTGCCGATCATCGCCGCGCGCGGCTATACGGTGGTCAACTTCGAGGACTACGGCATCGCCGGTGCGGCCGGGCTGCTGCACCAGGCCGAGCACATCATTGGCTTGCATGGGGCGGGTTTCGCCAACATCGTCTTCGCCCCGCACAGCTGCCGCGTCACCGAGCTGCACGGCCCCCACATCAGCGCCGAATTCCACCGCATCGCCGAGACCTTCGGCCTCCCGTACGAGGCGTACGACTGCGGGTACGACCGCGCCGCCTACGGCGGCGACTCGCTGGGCATGAGCCACGCCGACGTCGTCGTATCGAAGGAGGCGTTCGCGGGGTTGCTGCTGCCCTGA
- the prfB gene encoding peptide chain release factor 2 (programmed frameshift) has protein sequence MKAETETLVDEIKQALSLLRRHLDWDNAVKRLEELNAAAEDPSLWNDAQRAQGLMQERQRLETSITTINGIARDLDDTVELIELGEMEGDATVVADAEGALKQLKADLGKKQIAALLSGEADANDCYVEIHSGAGGTESQDWASMLLRMYVRWAEQSGFKVSTMEYQDGEEAGIKSATIEVKGENAYGWLKTESGVHRLVRISPYDSQARRHTSFASVWVYPVIDDRIDIEVSESDVRIDTYRASGAGGQHVNTTDSAVRITHIPTGIVVACQNERSQHKNRATAWDMLRARLYEAELKKREEKAQAEADSKSDIGWGHQIRSYVLQPYQLVKDLRTGVESTAPDDVLDGELTPFMEASLAQRAYGSTEEVEDVD, from the exons GTGAAGGCTGAGACCGAGACCCTCGTAGATGAGATCAAGCAGGCACTCAGCCTGCTGAGGAGGCATCTT GACTGGGATAACGCCGTCAAACGCCTCGAAGAGCTGAACGCTGCGGCCGAAGACCCGTCGTTGTGGAACGACGCGCAACGCGCGCAGGGTTTGATGCAGGAGCGCCAGCGCCTCGAGACGTCGATCACCACGATCAACGGGATCGCCCGCGACCTCGACGATACCGTCGAGCTGATCGAGCTGGGCGAAATGGAGGGCGACGCCACGGTCGTCGCCGACGCGGAGGGCGCGCTGAAGCAGCTCAAGGCGGACCTCGGCAAGAAGCAGATCGCGGCCCTCCTCTCGGGCGAGGCGGACGCGAACGACTGCTACGTCGAAATCCACTCCGGCGCCGGCGGGACCGAATCGCAGGACTGGGCGTCGATGCTCCTGCGCATGTACGTGCGCTGGGCCGAGCAGTCGGGCTTCAAGGTCTCCACGATGGAGTACCAGGACGGGGAAGAGGCCGGCATCAAGTCCGCCACCATCGAGGTGAAGGGCGAGAACGCGTACGGCTGGCTGAAGACCGAGTCCGGCGTCCACCGCCTCGTGCGCATCTCGCCGTACGACAGCCAGGCGCGCCGGCACACCTCGTTCGCCTCGGTCTGGGTCTACCCGGTCATCGACGACCGGATCGACATCGAGGTCAGCGAGAGCGACGTGCGGATCGACACCTATCGGGCCTCCGGCGCGGGCGGCCAGCACGTCAACACGACCGATTCGGCGGTGCGCATCACGCACATTCCGACCGGCATCGTGGTGGCGTGCCAGAACGAGCGGTCGCAGCACAAGAACCGCGCCACGGCGTGGGACATGCTGCGCGCCCGGCTCTACGAGGCGGAGCTGAAGAAGCGCGAAGAGAAGGCGCAGGCGGAGGCGGATTCGAAGTCCGACATCGGCTGGGGCCACCAGATCCGCTCCTATGTGCTGCAGCCCTACCAGCTGGTGAAGGACCTGCGCACGGGGGTCGAATCGACCGCGCCCGACGATGTGCTGGACGGCGAGCTGACCCCCTTCATGGAGGCCTCCCTCGCCCAGCGCGCCTACGGCTCGACCGAGGAGGTCGAGGACGTCGACTGA
- the cydB gene encoding cytochrome d ubiquinol oxidase subunit II: protein MDLAVSFDLTVAWALLLATGIFIYVVLDGFDLGLGILYPFFPTRKDRDLLMNSVAPVWDGNETWLVLGGGGLFAAFPLAYAILMPALYPPIIAMLLALVFRGVAFEFRWRSEKRRYLWDFAFIGGSTLAAFCQGVALGAILQGVEVEGRAYAGTWWDWLSPFTVLTGLSVVAGYALLGATWLNMKLAGEPQEKARKIAWVCGVATVGCIVAVSLATPFLGNAYWERWFALPQLLFAAPVPILVALLTLALFRSLMRHNQDIAPFVIALAIFFITFVGLGISMWPYVIPMEVTIYDAASPFKSQLFMFVGAVVMLPIILGYTAYSYWVFRGKVDPDKGYH from the coding sequence ATGGATCTGGCTGTCAGCTTCGACTTGACGGTGGCATGGGCGCTGCTCCTCGCCACCGGCATCTTCATCTACGTCGTGCTCGACGGGTTCGACCTGGGCCTCGGCATCCTCTACCCCTTCTTCCCGACGCGGAAGGACCGCGACCTGCTGATGAACTCCGTCGCGCCGGTGTGGGACGGCAACGAGACGTGGCTGGTGCTGGGCGGCGGCGGGCTCTTTGCCGCCTTCCCCCTTGCCTATGCCATACTGATGCCGGCGCTCTACCCGCCGATCATCGCGATGCTGTTGGCGCTGGTTTTCCGCGGCGTCGCCTTCGAGTTCCGCTGGCGCTCCGAAAAGCGCCGCTATCTATGGGACTTCGCGTTCATCGGCGGCTCGACGCTGGCGGCCTTCTGCCAGGGCGTGGCGCTGGGGGCGATCCTCCAGGGTGTCGAGGTCGAGGGGCGGGCCTACGCCGGCACTTGGTGGGACTGGCTGTCGCCGTTCACCGTGCTCACCGGGCTCAGCGTCGTCGCCGGCTACGCGCTGCTGGGGGCCACGTGGCTCAACATGAAGCTCGCCGGGGAGCCGCAGGAGAAGGCCCGCAAGATTGCCTGGGTCTGCGGCGTGGCGACGGTGGGGTGCATCGTCGCCGTCAGCCTCGCCACGCCCTTCCTCGGAAACGCCTACTGGGAACGGTGGTTCGCCCTGCCGCAGCTCCTGTTCGCCGCGCCGGTGCCGATCCTGGTGGCGCTGCTGACGCTCGCCCTCTTCCGCTCGCTGATGCGCCACAACCAGGACATCGCGCCCTTCGTCATCGCGCTGGCGATCTTCTTCATCACCTTCGTGGGGCTGGGGATCTCGATGTGGCCCTATGTGATCCCGATGGAGGTCACGATCTACGACGCGGCCTCGCCGTTCAAATCGCAGCTCTTCATGTTCGTGGGCGCGGTGGTGATGCTGCCGATCATCCTGGGCTACACCGCCTATTCGTACTGGGTCTTCCGCGGCAAGGTCGACCCGGACAAGGGCTATCACTGA
- a CDS encoding cytochrome ubiquinol oxidase subunit I, which produces MFDQFDALLLARIQFGFTVAFHFLFPAITIGLASYLAVLNGMWLWHRDEAYLRLWKFWVKPFAVVFAMGVVSGITMSYQFGTNWSVFADKTGPVLGPLMAYEVLTAFFLEAGFLGIMLFGRDRVGEKLHMFACLMVAVGTAVSASWILSVNSWMHTPTGYTISEDGQFLPADWLAVIFNPSFLHRFAHTVTAAYLTTAFIVGGVGAWHLLRGRGANRSVTTMFSMAMWMAALVTPVQIFLGDSQGLNTLEHQPVKVMAMEGHYESHPDGAPLVLFGIPNDAERRVDYAIEIPKLSSLILKHDLNAPLAGLDSVPQSEWPPTAIVFFAFRIMVGLGFLMLGVGMWSLWARWRGTLYTGRWLHRAAVVMGPSGLVAVLAGWFTTEVGRQPYTVYGLLRTADSVSPVGAPAVATSLIAYIVIYFVVFGAGVWYVLRLIDQEPGGGTTDGAGDGADALGPIRSAGITPSPQVAEKGAFGPGAAE; this is translated from the coding sequence ATGTTCGACCAGTTCGATGCGCTGCTTTTGGCGCGCATCCAGTTCGGCTTCACGGTCGCCTTCCACTTCCTCTTCCCCGCCATCACCATCGGGCTGGCGAGCTACCTTGCGGTGCTGAACGGGATGTGGCTGTGGCACCGCGACGAGGCCTACCTCCGGCTGTGGAAATTCTGGGTGAAGCCGTTCGCGGTGGTGTTCGCGATGGGCGTCGTCTCCGGCATCACCATGAGCTACCAGTTCGGCACCAACTGGTCCGTCTTCGCCGACAAGACCGGCCCCGTCCTCGGCCCGTTGATGGCCTACGAGGTGCTGACCGCCTTCTTCCTGGAGGCCGGCTTCCTCGGCATCATGCTCTTCGGGCGCGACAGGGTGGGCGAGAAGCTGCACATGTTCGCGTGCCTGATGGTGGCGGTCGGCACGGCGGTGTCGGCCTCGTGGATCCTGTCGGTGAACTCGTGGATGCACACGCCGACCGGCTACACCATCAGCGAGGACGGCCAGTTTCTGCCGGCGGACTGGTTGGCCGTCATCTTCAACCCGTCGTTCCTGCACCGCTTCGCCCACACGGTGACGGCGGCCTATCTCACCACGGCCTTCATCGTCGGCGGTGTCGGCGCGTGGCACCTGCTGCGCGGCCGCGGCGCCAACCGGTCGGTGACGACGATGTTCTCGATGGCGATGTGGATGGCCGCGCTAGTGACCCCGGTGCAGATATTCCTGGGCGACTCGCAGGGCCTCAACACGCTGGAGCACCAGCCGGTGAAGGTGATGGCCATGGAGGGCCACTACGAGAGCCACCCGGACGGCGCCCCCCTCGTCCTCTTCGGCATCCCCAACGACGCCGAGCGGCGGGTCGACTATGCGATCGAGATCCCCAAGCTCTCCAGCCTGATCCTCAAGCACGACCTGAACGCCCCCCTCGCCGGGCTCGACAGTGTGCCGCAGAGCGAGTGGCCGCCCACCGCGATCGTCTTCTTCGCGTTCCGCATCATGGTCGGCCTGGGCTTCCTGATGCTGGGGGTCGGCATGTGGAGCCTGTGGGCGCGGTGGCGCGGCACGCTCTATACCGGGCGCTGGCTGCACCGGGCGGCGGTCGTGATGGGCCCCTCCGGGCTCGTCGCGGTGCTGGCCGGCTGGTTCACCACCGAGGTCGGCCGCCAGCCCTACACCGTGTACGGCCTGCTGCGCACGGCCGACAGCGTGTCACCCGTGGGGGCCCCGGCGGTCGCGACCTCGCTGATCGCCTACATCGTCATCTACTTCGTCGTGTTCGGGGCGGGCGTCTGGTACGTGCTGCGCCTCATCGACCAGGAGCCGGGCGGCGGGACGACCGACGGGGCTGGCGACGGGGCGGACGCACTCGGTCCCATCCGCAGCGCCGGCATCACACCCTCGCCCCAGGTCGCCGAGAAAGGCGCGTTCGGACCGGGGGCGGCGGAATGA
- a CDS encoding N-acyl homoserine lactonase family protein, producing MTSVLELHVLLVGVRFVPLTGAGGAVESVPITAALARTLNGTILFDTGVDPRHVNDPVRRAVMFEARGNDAPAPMVEPGRDLAAQLQRLGLAPGDVDQVILSHLHAEATGALKSLCAATVALQRAEYDAAFAPGGPPDTRYLPLDYDLPPARFDLVDGDRVMDEGVTVVATPGHTRGHQSLIVEVGGAGPVLLVGGAGTSAAGIAAGTLPPCVDETAAARSLRRIDTLGWELGATVVAGEDPALLTALARGPLSFA from the coding sequence ATGACCAGCGTGCTGGAGCTTCACGTCCTGCTCGTGGGCGTGCGCTTCGTACCGCTGACGGGCGCGGGCGGTGCGGTGGAGAGCGTGCCGATCACCGCCGCCCTCGCCCGCACCCTCAATGGGACGATCCTGTTCGACACCGGGGTCGACCCGCGCCACGTGAACGACCCGGTCCGGCGCGCGGTGATGTTCGAGGCCCGCGGCAACGACGCACCGGCGCCCATGGTCGAGCCCGGCCGGGACCTCGCCGCGCAGCTCCAACGCCTCGGCCTGGCGCCCGGCGATGTCGACCAGGTGATCCTCAGCCACCTGCACGCCGAGGCGACCGGGGCGCTGAAGTCGCTCTGCGCCGCCACGGTCGCCCTCCAGCGCGCCGAGTACGACGCGGCGTTCGCGCCGGGCGGCCCGCCCGACACCCGCTACCTGCCGCTCGACTACGACCTCCCACCCGCGCGGTTCGACCTCGTCGACGGGGACCGGGTGATGGACGAAGGGGTGACCGTCGTCGCCACTCCCGGTCACACCCGCGGCCACCAGTCGCTGATCGTGGAGGTGGGCGGGGCGGGGCCGGTTCTCCTGGTCGGCGGCGCGGGCACCTCGGCCGCCGGTATCGCCGCAGGGACGCTGCCGCCTTGTGTCGACGAGACGGCGGCGGCCCGGTCGCTCCGCCGTATCGACACGCTCGGTTGGGAGCTGGGGGCCACGGTCGTCGCCGGCGAGGACCCGGCCCTCCTGACGGCGTTGGCGCGCGGGCCGCTGTCGTTCGCATGA